A region from the Halosolutus gelatinilyticus genome encodes:
- a CDS encoding class 1 fructose-bisphosphatase, with protein sequence MTVSDPVVEAVVSTVCRTATEIRQGLIGRRNTVDEANPSGETQVEADVWADDLLADRLSSIDGVGQYASEERSDVLDCGGDPDTETDAYAVAVDPLDGSSNLRSNNSMGTIVGVYDASLPARGDALVAACYVLYGPVTTMVLATEETVTEYELTGGERTIVRRDVTLPDEPVVYGFGGRVPNWTDAFSEYAREIERELKLRYGGAMIGDVNQVLTYGGIFAYPGLESRPEGKLRLQFEGNPIGYIVERAGGRSSDGERSLLAVEPNDVHGRTPLFVGNTDLIDRLEAALE encoded by the coding sequence GTGACGGTGTCCGACCCGGTCGTCGAGGCGGTCGTGTCGACCGTCTGCCGGACGGCCACCGAGATCCGCCAGGGACTGATCGGTCGCCGCAACACGGTCGACGAGGCGAACCCGAGCGGCGAGACCCAGGTCGAGGCGGACGTCTGGGCCGACGACCTGCTCGCCGATCGGCTCTCGTCGATCGACGGCGTCGGACAGTACGCGAGCGAGGAGCGGTCGGACGTGCTCGACTGCGGCGGCGACCCGGATACCGAGACGGACGCGTACGCGGTCGCCGTCGATCCCCTCGACGGCTCCTCGAACCTCCGGTCGAACAACAGTATGGGGACGATCGTCGGCGTCTACGACGCCTCGCTGCCGGCCCGGGGTGACGCGCTCGTCGCGGCTTGCTACGTCCTCTACGGGCCGGTCACGACGATGGTACTCGCCACCGAGGAGACCGTCACCGAGTACGAACTGACCGGCGGCGAGCGAACGATCGTTCGGCGAGACGTCACGCTCCCCGACGAGCCGGTCGTCTACGGCTTCGGCGGCCGCGTCCCCAACTGGACCGACGCGTTCAGCGAGTACGCCCGCGAGATCGAGCGCGAACTCAAACTCCGATACGGCGGCGCGATGATCGGCGACGTCAACCAGGTGCTCACCTACGGCGGGATCTTCGCCTATCCGGGGCTCGAATCCCGTCCGGAAGGCAAACTCCGCCTCCAGTTCGAGGGGAACCCGATCGGCTACATCGTCGAACGGGCCGGCGGCCGCTCCTCCGACGGCGAGCGATCGCTTCTGGCTGTCGAGCCGAACGACGTCCACGGTCGAACGCCCCTCTTCGTCGGTAACACCGACCTGATCGATCGACTCGAAGCGGCTCTCGAGTAA
- a CDS encoding class I fructose-bisphosphate aldolase produces the protein MIPIDDSPIVRDGKCLILAMDHGLEHGPVDFEDVPEKLDPSTVFETATHDAVTAMAVQKGIAEGYYPSYEDDVNLLLKLNGTSNLWMGEPDSPVNCSVDYAAELGADAVGFTVYSGSNHEVEMFEEFRDAQEKAREHDIPMVMWSYPRGQGLKNDTKPGTISYATRIALELGADIAKVKYPGSPEAMQHACRASGDMMVVMSGGSKTSDYEFLSTVEAAVQSGCKGLAVGRNVWQRENPTHILDALEKVIYEEATADAALEE, from the coding sequence ATGATTCCGATCGACGATTCACCGATCGTCCGCGACGGCAAGTGTCTGATTCTGGCGATGGATCACGGGCTGGAGCACGGGCCGGTCGATTTCGAAGACGTCCCGGAGAAACTCGATCCGTCGACGGTGTTCGAGACGGCGACCCACGACGCGGTCACCGCCATGGCCGTCCAGAAAGGGATCGCGGAGGGCTACTACCCGAGCTACGAGGACGACGTCAACCTCCTCCTGAAGCTGAACGGCACCTCGAACCTCTGGATGGGCGAGCCCGACTCGCCGGTCAACTGCTCGGTCGACTACGCCGCCGAACTCGGCGCCGACGCCGTCGGCTTCACCGTCTACAGCGGTTCGAACCACGAGGTGGAGATGTTCGAAGAGTTCCGCGACGCCCAGGAGAAGGCCCGCGAACACGACATCCCGATGGTCATGTGGTCCTACCCGCGCGGACAGGGGCTCAAGAACGACACCAAGCCGGGCACCATCTCCTATGCGACCCGCATCGCCCTCGAGCTGGGTGCCGACATCGCGAAGGTCAAGTACCCCGGCAGCCCCGAGGCGATGCAACACGCCTGCAGGGCCTCCGGCGACATGATGGTCGTCATGAGCGGCGGGTCGAAGACCTCGGACTACGAGTTCCTCTCGACCGTCGAGGCCGCCGTCCAGTCGGGGTGTAAAGGGCTCGCCGTCGGCCGCAACGTCTGGCAGCGCGAGAACCCCACCCACATCCTCGACGCCCTCGAGAAGGTCATCTACGAGGAGGCGACCGCCGACGCCGCGCTCGAGGAGTGA
- a CDS encoding ornithine cyclodeaminase family protein, translating to MVTVLTANDVESLCDVETILPAVETALVEQAAGNVERPDRPHFPVGAGLDGNDPRGTALTMPAYVRGEPYYATKLASVHEGNESRGLPTIQAQIALTDAKTGRPVAYMPGTRVTNVRTGCVGGLAARSLAAEPVRLAVIGAGAQARWQTRAIAATSDLDSVSIYSPSDSKDECADDLCADGIPAEAVETPVDAVSDATVVVTATTSTEPVFPADATDAELVVAVGAYTAAMRELEPALVERADRRFADVPGEAIETGDFRDIGAEMDDLEPLARAFADDRPIERADGLAVVKSVGSAVMDLTAATAVYRRARADGAGTEVPFRTGGE from the coding sequence ATGGTCACGGTGCTCACCGCGAACGACGTCGAATCGCTGTGCGATGTGGAGACGATCCTGCCGGCAGTCGAAACCGCGCTCGTCGAACAGGCCGCGGGGAACGTCGAACGGCCCGATCGGCCCCACTTCCCGGTCGGGGCGGGACTGGACGGAAACGATCCTCGCGGCACGGCGCTGACGATGCCGGCGTACGTCCGCGGCGAGCCGTACTACGCCACGAAGCTCGCGAGCGTCCACGAGGGCAACGAGTCCCGCGGACTGCCGACGATCCAGGCCCAGATCGCGCTCACCGACGCCAAGACCGGACGGCCCGTCGCGTACATGCCCGGGACGCGCGTGACGAACGTGCGAACGGGCTGCGTCGGCGGACTCGCGGCCCGATCGCTCGCCGCCGAGCCCGTTCGACTGGCGGTGATCGGCGCCGGCGCACAGGCGCGCTGGCAGACGCGGGCGATCGCGGCGACCTCGGACCTCGACTCGGTGTCGATCTACTCGCCGAGCGACTCGAAGGACGAGTGTGCCGACGACCTCTGCGCAGACGGGATCCCGGCCGAAGCCGTCGAGACGCCTGTGGACGCCGTCTCGGACGCGACGGTCGTCGTGACGGCGACGACGAGCACCGAGCCGGTGTTCCCGGCCGACGCGACCGACGCGGAGCTGGTCGTCGCGGTCGGCGCCTACACCGCCGCGATGCGGGAACTCGAACCCGCGCTCGTCGAGCGCGCCGATCGACGCTTCGCCGACGTACCCGGCGAGGCAATCGAGACGGGCGATTTCCGGGATATCGGGGCGGAGATGGACGATCTCGAGCCGCTGGCGAGGGCGTTCGCGGACGATCGGCCGATCGAACGCGCGGACGGACTCGCGGTGGTGAAAAGCGTCGGGAGCGCGGTCATGGACTTGACCGCGGCGACGGCTGTCTACCGGCGGGCCCGGGCCGACGGCGCCGGAACCGAGGTTCCGTTCCGAACCGGCGGCGAGTGA
- a CDS encoding 3-hydroxyacyl-CoA dehydrogenase family protein — MVRDQIDRIGVVGAGTMGSGIAQVAATHGYDVRMRDVEPEFVENGFGSIEHSLDRLAGKDALPADPETIRDRIEGTTDLDDLADCDLVVEAALENMDVKRDIFADLESVCDDDVLLATNTSTLSITSIASVLDRPERVVGLHFMNPVPIMTGVEVVVGQKTTDEAVELAHEIAEDLEKTTWESDDKPGFVTNRILMPWINEGIRAYDEGVATKEDIDAGMELGTNVPMGPLTLADHIGLDICLHASETLYEELGDRYKPAYLLKRKVEAGELGKKTGKGFYEYD; from the coding sequence ATGGTCCGCGATCAGATCGATCGAATCGGCGTCGTCGGCGCGGGAACGATGGGCAGCGGGATCGCGCAGGTCGCCGCGACCCACGGCTACGACGTCCGGATGCGGGACGTCGAACCCGAGTTCGTCGAGAACGGCTTCGGCAGCATCGAACACAGCCTCGATCGCCTCGCGGGGAAGGACGCCCTTCCGGCGGACCCCGAGACGATCCGCGATCGGATCGAGGGGACGACCGACCTCGACGACCTCGCGGACTGCGATCTCGTCGTCGAGGCCGCCCTCGAAAACATGGACGTCAAACGGGACATCTTCGCGGACCTCGAGTCGGTCTGCGACGATGACGTCCTGCTCGCGACCAACACGAGCACGCTCTCGATCACCTCGATCGCGTCGGTGCTCGATCGGCCCGAGCGCGTCGTTGGCCTCCACTTCATGAATCCGGTTCCGATCATGACGGGCGTCGAGGTCGTCGTCGGGCAGAAGACGACCGACGAGGCCGTCGAACTGGCCCACGAGATCGCCGAGGATCTCGAGAAGACGACCTGGGAGTCCGACGACAAGCCCGGCTTCGTCACGAACCGGATCCTCATGCCCTGGATCAACGAGGGCATCCGAGCCTACGACGAGGGGGTCGCCACGAAGGAGGACATCGACGCGGGCATGGAACTCGGCACGAACGTCCCGATGGGACCGCTGACGCTGGCAGACCACATCGGCCTCGACATCTGCTTGCACGCCTCCGAGACGCTGTACGAGGAACTCGGCGATCGGTACAAGCCCGCCTACCTCCTGAAGCGGAAGGTCGAAGCCGGCGAACTCGGCAAGAAGACCGGGAAGGGATTCTACGAGTACGATTGA
- a CDS encoding phytoene/squalene synthase family protein, which yields MTTGQHEETVDADLEWCFEAVHGVSRTFSITIDRLDEPMATHICLGYLLCRIADTIEDAGHIPPETQTELLTAYDRLLDPDDELTVGEFMDAVEPWLPDSRDSDWEVVAKTPQVLRTFESLEAEPREIMRDPVRELVDGMAMFTDRYADHGGLRLQTLEELEEYCWYAAGTVGTLITGLVARGASQERADELRSNARSFALLLQLVNIAKDVENDYHEENNVYLPAEWLEEEDVAVENVTDASNHSGVTNVIRRVTGRAETYLDDAQRYLEVVPETHGNRLSAWAIPYLLAVGTMRELRERPEDVIREGDVKVSRAEVFALLQQFEEGVPRSRLADLRSEMAEKPLHD from the coding sequence ATGACCACGGGCCAGCACGAAGAAACAGTCGACGCCGACCTCGAATGGTGTTTCGAGGCGGTACACGGCGTTTCGCGGACTTTTTCGATCACTATCGATCGACTCGACGAGCCGATGGCGACGCACATCTGCCTCGGCTACCTGCTCTGTCGGATCGCGGATACCATCGAAGACGCCGGCCACATCCCGCCGGAGACGCAGACGGAGCTGCTGACCGCGTACGATCGGCTGCTCGATCCCGACGACGAGCTGACGGTCGGCGAGTTCATGGACGCCGTCGAGCCGTGGCTCCCCGACAGCCGAGACAGCGACTGGGAGGTCGTGGCCAAGACGCCGCAGGTCCTGCGGACCTTCGAATCGCTCGAGGCGGAGCCTCGGGAGATCATGCGCGATCCCGTTCGGGAGCTCGTCGACGGGATGGCGATGTTCACCGATCGGTACGCGGACCACGGCGGATTACGGCTGCAGACCCTGGAGGAACTCGAAGAGTACTGCTGGTACGCCGCCGGCACCGTCGGGACGCTGATCACCGGGCTCGTGGCCCGCGGCGCCTCTCAGGAGCGCGCCGACGAGCTGCGCTCGAACGCCCGCTCGTTCGCGTTGCTGTTGCAACTCGTCAACATCGCCAAGGACGTCGAGAACGACTACCACGAGGAGAACAACGTCTACCTGCCCGCCGAGTGGCTCGAAGAGGAGGACGTCGCCGTCGAGAACGTCACCGACGCCTCGAATCACAGCGGAGTCACGAACGTCATCAGACGGGTCACCGGGCGGGCGGAGACGTACCTGGACGACGCCCAGCGCTACCTCGAAGTCGTCCCCGAGACCCACGGCAACCGGCTCTCGGCGTGGGCGATTCCGTACTTGCTCGCGGTCGGTACGATGCGGGAACTTCGCGAACGGCCCGAAGACGTCATCCGCGAGGGCGACGTGAAGGTCTCGCGCGCGGAGGTGTTCGCGCTCCTCCAGCAGTTCGAGGAGGGCGTCCCGCGATCGCGACTCGCCGATCTCCGCAGCGAGATGGCCGAGAAACCGCTCCACGATTGA
- a CDS encoding acyl-CoA dehydrogenase: MDFALSAEQRQIRDMVSEFVDEEIVPIAGEIDHDDEFPRDLVSEMAELGLLGMPFPEEYGGAGLDYHSYAIGLEEISRGSGGLGTIVAAHTSLAGNMLYEFGDEAQKEEFLTPLAEGTDIGAFALSEAGAGSDVPAMETTAEEEGDEYVINGGKLWISNGSVADTITLFAKTDPDAGNKGISSFVVRPEEDDGFIVEGTEEKLGDKGCPTAELRFDDLRIPESRRLGEEGEGFVHALKTLNGGRITIAARSVGIARAAFDEARDYAREREQFGQPIGEFQAIKHKLADMDTKIQASRMLMHKAADKKIRGETFIKDAAQAKLYASEVSREVANEGIQIHGGYGYTKDFPAERFYRDAKLNEIYEGTSEVLRNTIGDQVLSE; this comes from the coding sequence ATGGACTTCGCGCTCTCAGCCGAACAACGGCAGATCCGGGACATGGTTTCGGAGTTCGTCGACGAGGAGATCGTGCCGATCGCCGGCGAGATCGACCACGACGACGAGTTCCCCCGCGACCTCGTGAGCGAGATGGCGGAACTGGGGCTGCTGGGAATGCCCTTCCCCGAGGAGTACGGCGGCGCCGGCTTGGATTACCACTCCTACGCGATCGGCCTCGAGGAGATCTCCCGCGGCTCCGGCGGGCTGGGAACGATCGTCGCGGCCCACACCTCGCTGGCGGGCAACATGCTCTACGAGTTCGGCGACGAGGCCCAAAAGGAGGAGTTCCTGACGCCGCTCGCGGAGGGAACTGACATCGGTGCGTTCGCGCTCTCGGAGGCCGGCGCGGGGAGCGACGTGCCGGCGATGGAGACCACCGCCGAAGAGGAGGGCGACGAGTACGTGATCAACGGCGGGAAGCTCTGGATCTCGAACGGCTCCGTCGCGGACACGATCACCCTGTTCGCGAAGACGGACCCCGACGCCGGCAATAAGGGCATTTCGTCGTTCGTCGTCCGGCCCGAGGAGGACGACGGCTTCATCGTCGAAGGTACGGAGGAGAAACTCGGCGACAAGGGGTGTCCGACGGCGGAACTCCGCTTCGACGACCTCCGGATCCCGGAATCGCGCCGGCTCGGCGAGGAGGGCGAGGGCTTCGTCCACGCCCTGAAGACCCTGAACGGCGGCCGCATCACGATCGCCGCCCGGAGCGTCGGCATCGCCCGTGCCGCGTTCGACGAGGCCCGCGACTACGCCCGCGAGCGCGAGCAGTTCGGCCAGCCGATCGGCGAGTTCCAGGCGATCAAGCACAAGCTGGCCGACATGGACACGAAGATCCAGGCCTCCCGGATGCTCATGCACAAAGCCGCGGACAAGAAGATTCGCGGCGAGACCTTCATCAAGGACGCCGCCCAGGCCAAACTCTACGCCTCCGAGGTCAGCCGCGAGGTCGCCAACGAGGGCATCCAGATCCACGGCGGCTACGGCTACACCAAGGACTTCCCCGCCGAACGGTTCTACCGCGACGCCAAGCTCAACGAGATCTACGAGGGGACGAGCGAAGTGCTCCGGAACACGATCGGCGATCAGGTACTTTCCGAGTAA
- a CDS encoding NUDIX hydrolase, with product MGSDEYVVNVQGAVVRDEEYLLIERAAEEDHAGGKLGFPGGKVEQEPGGEATIEATARRELREEVGVEVGTVEYVLSRTFEADDGTRCLNIVTLCEHESSTARPRSPAEVVDVFWLSTAEIADREDAPDYLERDVKRIDSHRHSGSA from the coding sequence ATGGGCTCGGACGAGTATGTAGTGAACGTGCAGGGCGCCGTCGTTCGAGACGAGGAATACCTCCTCATCGAACGCGCCGCCGAAGAGGACCACGCCGGCGGGAAGCTAGGATTCCCGGGCGGAAAAGTCGAACAGGAACCAGGCGGGGAAGCGACCATCGAGGCGACCGCGAGGCGCGAACTGCGCGAAGAGGTCGGCGTCGAGGTCGGCACCGTCGAATACGTCTTGAGTAGAACGTTCGAAGCCGACGACGGAACACGGTGTCTCAACATCGTGACCCTCTGCGAACACGAGTCGAGTACCGCACGTCCGCGATCGCCCGCCGAAGTCGTCGACGTCTTCTGGTTGTCGACGGCCGAGATCGCCGACCGCGAGGACGCTCCGGACTATCTCGAACGGGACGTGAAACGGATCGACTCCCATCGCCACAGCGGATCGGCGTAA
- a CDS encoding PadR family transcriptional regulator, whose translation MAKWLQSGRRRDTCVLLAAGGEMRGQRLKSQLESHYDEHIEPKSFYGSLSALVDAGFVEERTEGIHDVYALTEAGERRVREHYEWMRSSLDANGDTE comes from the coding sequence ATGGCGAAGTGGCTCCAGAGCGGTCGACGACGCGACACGTGTGTTCTGCTCGCGGCCGGCGGCGAGATGCGGGGCCAGCGGCTGAAATCCCAACTCGAGTCCCACTACGACGAGCACATCGAACCGAAGTCGTTCTACGGCTCGCTGTCGGCGCTGGTCGACGCGGGATTCGTCGAGGAGCGGACCGAGGGGATCCACGACGTGTACGCGCTGACCGAGGCCGGCGAACGGCGGGTGCGAGAACACTACGAGTGGATGCGATCGAGCCTCGACGCGAACGGCGACACCGAGTGA
- a CDS encoding DUF3267 domain-containing protein: protein MTAPTADTSQPSRPIATVRVSRAIAVRTIVVSVVAFFASAYGFGHLRAAVRGESFEPIVVPATAPPDAIGWLVATLGLIVLVVAPHELVHGLFMARYGGSRTYGVGVSRFLLPYAYAAADGASYSRNQVLVVVLAPLVGITAVGVLAMAIVPSTLLVVALAVNVAGSIGDCWMAGVLCRYPADVRITALPDGDGRGFGIYGPTEARDERLSEPSALSRFVLGVVAATVLIAGALLVLVFYSLTVGDGDVVLAGDGWLLFRHERQPGGSVHLALGARLLAAVAIAGGLVQVAIDRLWRALG, encoded by the coding sequence CGATCGTCGTCTCGGTCGTCGCCTTTTTCGCGTCCGCCTACGGCTTCGGACACCTCCGGGCCGCGGTTCGCGGCGAGTCGTTCGAACCGATCGTCGTGCCTGCGACCGCGCCGCCGGACGCGATCGGCTGGCTCGTCGCCACGCTGGGGCTGATCGTGCTCGTCGTCGCTCCGCACGAACTCGTCCACGGGCTGTTCATGGCCCGGTACGGCGGATCCCGCACCTACGGGGTCGGGGTCTCGCGCTTCCTGCTGCCGTACGCCTACGCCGCGGCGGACGGGGCGAGCTATTCGCGCAATCAGGTACTCGTCGTGGTGCTCGCCCCGCTCGTCGGCATCACAGCCGTCGGCGTCCTGGCAATGGCGATCGTCCCCTCGACCCTGCTCGTCGTCGCGCTCGCCGTCAACGTCGCCGGCTCGATCGGCGACTGCTGGATGGCCGGCGTCCTCTGTCGGTACCCGGCCGACGTTCGGATCACTGCGCTCCCGGACGGTGATGGGCGGGGGTTCGGCATCTACGGACCGACCGAAGCCCGCGACGAACGGCTCTCGGAGCCGAGTGCGCTCTCGAGGTTCGTCCTCGGCGTCGTCGCCGCGACCGTCCTGATCGCGGGTGCACTGCTCGTCCTCGTCTTCTACTCGCTGACCGTCGGCGACGGAGACGTGGTCCTCGCCGGCGACGGCTGGCTGCTCTTCCGACACGAACGCCAGCCGGGCGGCAGCGTCCACCTCGCGCTCGGCGCCCGGCTGCTGGCGGCCGTCGCGATCGCCGGCGGGCTCGTACAGGTCGCGATCGATCGGCTGTGGCGAGCGCTCGGTTGA